In one window of Pagrus major chromosome 12, Pma_NU_1.0 DNA:
- the LOC141005987 gene encoding myocyte-specific enhancer factor 2C-like isoform X2, translating to MGRKKIQIARIMDERNRHVTFTKRKFGLMKKAYELSVLCDCEIALIIFNSTNKLFQYASTDMDKVLLKYTEYNEPHESRTNSDIVDTLRKKGLNGCDSPDIEADDSAGQSPESDDKYRKINEDIDLMINRQRICGLPPSNYDMGVSLPGSNPSGLLYSQPGLGCGLSNHNLLPITHMQRNSMSPQRPSSTGNAGLMGSELTSTVVSTVGNGSYSNHCTSPGLMSPVSKNMQDKSPPMSMNRKPDLRTLMPPSNKCNNMPTINQRINHSQSAQTLSTPAVSISAQTLPGQGMGGYPSTLSSSYGTEFSLGSDLSSLSGFGGSGLGSVTNWQQQQIQNLQHSALGHMGNLCQNSNLNLSSGHQHLHIKSEPASPPRDRSVGMMGTGLGGCVTTAGYSIAGRGPNEPGRSPGDSASSCGSSYEGSEDREDHHGNDNFLLRPLSSQEEHHSPSVKRMRLSEGWAT from the exons ATGGGGAGAAAAAAGATTCAGATAGCGCGGATCATGGACGAACGGAACAGACAT gTGACATTCACTAAGCGCAAGTTTGGTCTGATGAAGAAGGCGTACGAGCTGAGCGTGCTGTGCGACTGCGAGATCGCCCTCATCATCTTCAACAGCACCAACAAGCTGTTTCAGTACGCCAGCACCGACATGGACAAAGTTCTGCTCAAGTACACCGAATACAACGAGCCCCACGAGAGCAGGACCAACTCCGACATCGTGGAT ACGCTGCGTAAGAAAGGCTTAAACGGCTGCGACAGCCCCGACATCGAGGCCGACGACTCTGCGGGCCAGAGCCCAGAGTCAGACGACAAATATCGCAAAATCAACGAAGACATTGACCTGATGATCAACAGACAGAGGATCTGT GGTCTGCCTCCCTCCAACTACGACATGGGAGTGTCCCTCCCCGGCAGTAACCCCAGTGGACTGCTGTACTCCCAGCCTGGACTCGGCTGCGGCCTCAGTAACCACAACCTGCTGCccatcacacacatgcagagaaacAGCATGTCCCCTCAACGGCCCTCCAGCACTGGAAATGCAG GACTGATGGGTTCAGAGCTGACGAGCACTGTGGTCTCCACTGTGG gaaatggcagctacagtaacCACTGCACCTCCCCCGGGCTGATGTCTCCAGTTTCCAAGAACATGCAGGACAAGAGTCCTCCAATGAGCATGAACCGCAAGCCTGACCTCCGCACACTGATGCCGCCCTCCAACAAGTGCAACAACATGCCCACCATT AACCAGAGAATAAATCACTCTCAGAGCGCTCAGACGCTGTCCACTCCTGCCGTGTCCATCTCTGCTCAGACTCTACCTGGACAGGGGATGGGCGGGTATCCGTCCACGCTCTCCTCTTCTTATGGCACAG AGTTCTCCCTCGGCAGCGACCTGTCCTCCCTGTCTGGGTTTGGAGGTTCTGGTCTTGGATCAGTCACAAACTGGCAGCAACAGCAGATACAGAACCTGCAGCACTCAGCACTCGGACACATGGG GAACTTGTGTCAGAACTCGAACCTAAACCTCTCCTCCGGTCATCAGCACCTCCACATCAAGTCCGAGCCCGCCTCCCCTCCCAGAGACCGGAGCGTGGGAATGATGGGCACGGGCCTCGGAGGATGCGTCACCACAGCCGGATACTCCATCGCCGGCCGGGGTCCCAACGAGCCGGGCCGCTCCCCCGGCGACAGCGCGTCCAGCTGCGGGAGCTCGTACGAAGGCAGCGAGGATCGCGAGGATCACCACGGGAACGACAACTTCCTCCTCCGACCTCTGTCCAGTCAGGAGGAGCACCACAGCCCGTCAGTAAAGCGGATGAGGCTATCAGAGGGCTGGGCGACATGA
- the LOC141005987 gene encoding myocyte-specific enhancer factor 2C-like isoform X1, giving the protein MGRKKIQIARIMDERNRHVTFTKRKFGLMKKAYELSVLCDCEIALIIFNSTNKLFQYASTDMDKVLLKYTEYNEPHESRTNSDIVDTLRKKGLNGCDSPDIEADDSAGQSPESDDKYRKINEDIDLMINRQRICQGLPPSNYDMGVSLPGSNPSGLLYSQPGLGCGLSNHNLLPITHMQRNSMSPQRPSSTGNAGLMGSELTSTVVSTVGNGSYSNHCTSPGLMSPVSKNMQDKSPPMSMNRKPDLRTLMPPSNKCNNMPTINQRINHSQSAQTLSTPAVSISAQTLPGQGMGGYPSTLSSSYGTEFSLGSDLSSLSGFGGSGLGSVTNWQQQQIQNLQHSALGHMGNLCQNSNLNLSSGHQHLHIKSEPASPPRDRSVGMMGTGLGGCVTTAGYSIAGRGPNEPGRSPGDSASSCGSSYEGSEDREDHHGNDNFLLRPLSSQEEHHSPSVKRMRLSEGWAT; this is encoded by the exons ATGGGGAGAAAAAAGATTCAGATAGCGCGGATCATGGACGAACGGAACAGACAT gTGACATTCACTAAGCGCAAGTTTGGTCTGATGAAGAAGGCGTACGAGCTGAGCGTGCTGTGCGACTGCGAGATCGCCCTCATCATCTTCAACAGCACCAACAAGCTGTTTCAGTACGCCAGCACCGACATGGACAAAGTTCTGCTCAAGTACACCGAATACAACGAGCCCCACGAGAGCAGGACCAACTCCGACATCGTGGAT ACGCTGCGTAAGAAAGGCTTAAACGGCTGCGACAGCCCCGACATCGAGGCCGACGACTCTGCGGGCCAGAGCCCAGAGTCAGACGACAAATATCGCAAAATCAACGAAGACATTGACCTGATGATCAACAGACAGAGGATCTGT CAGGGTCTGCCTCCCTCCAACTACGACATGGGAGTGTCCCTCCCCGGCAGTAACCCCAGTGGACTGCTGTACTCCCAGCCTGGACTCGGCTGCGGCCTCAGTAACCACAACCTGCTGCccatcacacacatgcagagaaacAGCATGTCCCCTCAACGGCCCTCCAGCACTGGAAATGCAG GACTGATGGGTTCAGAGCTGACGAGCACTGTGGTCTCCACTGTGG gaaatggcagctacagtaacCACTGCACCTCCCCCGGGCTGATGTCTCCAGTTTCCAAGAACATGCAGGACAAGAGTCCTCCAATGAGCATGAACCGCAAGCCTGACCTCCGCACACTGATGCCGCCCTCCAACAAGTGCAACAACATGCCCACCATT AACCAGAGAATAAATCACTCTCAGAGCGCTCAGACGCTGTCCACTCCTGCCGTGTCCATCTCTGCTCAGACTCTACCTGGACAGGGGATGGGCGGGTATCCGTCCACGCTCTCCTCTTCTTATGGCACAG AGTTCTCCCTCGGCAGCGACCTGTCCTCCCTGTCTGGGTTTGGAGGTTCTGGTCTTGGATCAGTCACAAACTGGCAGCAACAGCAGATACAGAACCTGCAGCACTCAGCACTCGGACACATGGG GAACTTGTGTCAGAACTCGAACCTAAACCTCTCCTCCGGTCATCAGCACCTCCACATCAAGTCCGAGCCCGCCTCCCCTCCCAGAGACCGGAGCGTGGGAATGATGGGCACGGGCCTCGGAGGATGCGTCACCACAGCCGGATACTCCATCGCCGGCCGGGGTCCCAACGAGCCGGGCCGCTCCCCCGGCGACAGCGCGTCCAGCTGCGGGAGCTCGTACGAAGGCAGCGAGGATCGCGAGGATCACCACGGGAACGACAACTTCCTCCTCCGACCTCTGTCCAGTCAGGAGGAGCACCACAGCCCGTCAGTAAAGCGGATGAGGCTATCAGAGGGCTGGGCGACATGA